GGGGCTCTCGTAGCCAAGAGAAGCGAGCCAATTGCTCAACCTCACCGTCAGGTTGACGTGGACCAAAATATACAATAGCTTGATCACCGTCTAGCTTCCACTGTGCCGGCAAACCGGTAGCCACTCCTGCATTACCCCAGTGTTTCTGCATCCAGGGCTGAGCATAATTCTGCAATAAATAACCAGCGATCGCTATACCACAGGCAGTAATCAGGAAGGGCCGAATTAACTGCCAGGAGCCAGCCCCGACCGCTCGCATAGCAATCACTTCTGAGGTTCGACTGAGTGTGCTGAACGCTGTAATGGTTGCGAGTAGCACCGTTACAGGAGTGGTCAATTCCAGCAACAAGGGCAGCAACAGAGCTGTCTGACGTAGGAATGCTAAAAAGCTGGACCAGCTGTCAAAGGCTTGATTGAGATCGTTGACTAGGTTGCCCAGTGAGGTGATGGCTACGAAAGCCAACAGGAAGAGAGCGAAAAAACGCAGGAACTCAAGGGCAAGGTATCGTGAAAGAATGGAAAACATGAAAGTGCAGCAGTTTTTGCCTACTCTGAGAGATTAATCATTGCAGATTGTCCGCAGCCAGCAGATCATCCTTGGTTGTTGGAACTGATCCTGAGAAGATAGACCTGCCTTCGTTAGAAATCCACGGTTTTTGGGAGTGCTCTTGTCAGAAGGCATAGTACTGGAAAAACCGAGGAAGATCAGCTAGTCTTCGTCTCTTCCAAGCTGATTCATAGGCAATTGGAAGGCCATTTGTACCTGGAAACGCCCTAAGGAAACGAGATGTCAAATTCAGTCCTGGTCTTTGAAGAAAATAAGGCAATACAAGGACTGATTGCCTCGACGATCAGTGATCAGGTCGAGCTTTGGCAGGAGAGTCGCCCTGATGCCTTCCTGCAGTTGGCAGATCGTTATTCTCCCAGCCTGATCTTCATCAGCAACGCTGACCAGCAGCAAGACTACGCCCTTTGTCGGCAACTGCAGCAGCACCCGTCTCTGAGTCAGGTGCCCAAGGTGTTGCTAGTTAACGCCAGAGATGATGTCAACGAGTCTCTGCTGGAGCAATTTGGGCTTCAAGGGATGATTCGCAAGCCTTTCGAGGCAGCAACGTTGCAGGAACACATCCAGCGCTATCTGCCCAGTGTGGAACTGCAGAGTGAACCGTTGGATTCTGCAGAAGAAGTCAATGTCTTTGATGATGAGATGCTTGGTCTGATTCAGGACAATGGCGAGTCAGTGGATGAGACGATGTTCGATGAAGATACTGGTTGGAGCGGCTCTGCAACAGGTGAACTGCCAGAAGAAGATGAACTCGATGAAGAGTCCCCAGTGAGCTTGCCCAATGTGTCTGATCAAGCTGCTGCTCCCAAGCAAATCCACCCTCCTGTGGTGGAAGAGGATTCTGTTCCGGATGTAGATTTTGCAGAGGACATTGCAGAGGAAGAAGATTTGAATGCAGACGAAATAGAGATCGTTCCGTCTGTAGCAGTAGCAGAAGATCTTGGTGCGGAAGAAACAGAAATAGCGTTATCCGCAGAGACTGATTCATCCGATGAAGATGAAGAGATTCAGTCATTGGATGAATTACTCGGTGCAGAGGCTGCGATGGAAGAGCAGCCCGGTCTGGTTCAACACGATGATATGGTCCTGAATGCAAATGAAGGACTGAGTTTGGTCGATCTTGAAGGTGAGATCATGGATTCCGAACAAAATGAGATTGAGGAAACTCTAACAGACGAAGCTGAAACAGATACTGCTGCTGGAGAGGATCTGGATTTAGAAGAATCGGAGGGACCCTTCGCTGATCTGGATTTAGATCTTGATGAGGACGAAGAACTTCTCGACTCTTCAGCAGAGGAGTCTACGGAAGGATTGGGAGATCCTGAAGAAGAGCCTGTCTTCACAGACTCGGATAGTGCTTTTGATATTCCTCCTGCGGCAGAATGGTCTGAAGAGGAAGAACTGGATACAGATGCTTCAGAAGAACTTGAGTCCACAACAAACGATAGCGGATTTGAGATTCCACCGTTGGAGTTGGACGAAGAACAGGATCTAACAATGTTGGCAGAGGAATGGGAGGAACCACTTTCTTCCGTGGAGGGAGATGATGATATGGAGATTCCACCACTGGAAATGAATGAAGAAGAGGAAGAACTGCTGGTTGGTGACTGGCAAGAACCTGCTGAAGTTTCTTCTCAAGAACTTGCTGAAACAAAAGATGTGGCACTTGCTCTGGACGAACTGGAGGAGGACGAAGCTGATTTTGCTCTCTTCGAAGAAATCGATGAAGATGATTGGAAGGAAGCCGCTGTAGCCGCCAAAGCAGCGGTAGAGGCTACTCCAACGGTTGTGCCTGCGGTGTCACCTCCAGTCAAAGATGCTTATCGTGGACCGATTATCACCTCAGCACAGGGGCTGATAATGGAAAACGTTGATATTCATCAAAACGATTTCGATGTTGATTTGGATATCTGGAGCCGAACTCCTGATGTGGATCAGGTTCTGCGCGACGATGTCACTCCCCTTTCGCTGAATGAGAATGATTTTGATCCGGTACTGCCTGCTTTGTCAACGATAGAGGTCATCCAGGGACCCTTGCGTACTCGCTACACTCCGAATGTGCGCGAAATGGACTATTATCTGGCTGCTACCACTCTAGAAGATGAGGAACTAGCAGAAACACTGACGAACAATGATAGTGTGTTGCTCACAGAATCAGGAGAAGCAACGGGTGACGGAGGACTAGCCGCAGTAATAGAAGACTTTGAGGCAACAGCAGCACTGGCTATCGGTGCTGATGATGAAGAATTGGAAGAATTCCGCCTCACTCTGGATGAAGACGATGAGTTGGTGCTAGAGCCCGAAGAGGAAGAGTTTACCCTAGTTGAAGAAGAGCTTCCGGACTCCTCAGCAATAGATCTATCAGTTGAAGAAGAGGAAGATAACTTGTCAGCAGATGAGGTAGAACATCCGGATCTGTTTGCCGAAGCAGACTTGCTTCTGCTGGATGCTGCTGAGGAAACAGATGTGACAGAACCCGAGCCAGCACAGGAAGAAGTCATTAAAGAAGAGACTCCGGTTGTTGAGAAGAAAAAGTGGCGACGCCAGGTCTTTGAGCAAGATCTTGAAGAGTTACAGCCCCCTGCTCCAGTTGTCGAAGAGATTGCTCCTGAAGAAGAAATTGAACTGCCGATTGTTGAGGACGAATTCTTAGCTGCTGCGGAGGTGGATTCTTCAGAAGAAGTTGATGAGGAGGATGAACTGGCAGCAGAGTCAATGCTCAGCGAGCTGGAAGATCTTGATCAGGAGATGGCAGATTTGGAACAGCAAGAGGTTGAATTGATAGAAATACCAGAAGATGGAGCACTGGTTACCTTGGATGACGAGATGTCTGGTGACCTAATGGCTGAAGGTGAGCCAGAGGTTTTGGAAGAAGAGACGTTTGAGGACTGGGGTGATGCAGTAGAGGCTCTGGAAGATGAATCCGATAGTCCACCACCAGTAGAAACTCCTGCCGTTGCTACTTCGACAGCGACCGAAGTTCCAGCAGGCATGGGATCATTAGATACAGTGATTGAGGGTATGATTACACGATCTGTACAGAAAGCTGTCGCAGATGCAATGCCTCAGATCGTTGAGCGGATTGTTCAGGAACTTCGACAGCCCCGTCCATGAAATGGCCCGTCCCATTGTTCAGGATTATGAAGCGATCCAACTGAGCCAAGCTATCACCGATCGTAAGCAATTACGATTGGTGTTCTTGGATGGAGATACCCTTGTCGAGACAGTCCGCTGGCACACTCCAGCCTGGATTGGTCTGCGTGACGGCAAGGTCATCAACAAGCAGGCCCTCAAGTTCTGGGAGCCGCTTGATCCCTAAAGATCCACCTGTTCGTCACATCCCGCACTGAAATCCCAACCAAACCAACATGACACAGGCGTCCACTGTCCAGCGTATGCAGGAGCTCACTGAGTTAATCCATGGGCACAACGTACGCTACTATCTGAGTACTCCCACGATTAGTGATGAGAGTTTCGATGCTCTGGTAAGGGAATTGGCGCAACTGGAGGCCAGCTATCCAGAACTTCGTGATCCTTCCTCTCCCCTGCTGCGTATCACCGCAACTCCACTGAGCACTTTTCCCTCACGTTCCCATCGAATTCCAATGCTCAGCCTGGGCAATGCCTATTCTCTTGAAGAAGTTGTAAATTGGGACACTAGCTTACGACGCCTGCTGGAGGTAGCCCAAGTAGAGTATGTCGGCGAATTGAAGATTGACGGACTGGCGGTATCGCTGATTTATGAACGAGGCCGTCTGGAAGCTGGGGTCACCAGAGGGGATGGCCAAGTTGGGGATGAGGTCACTCCAAACCTGCTGACAATTGCCAATCTGCCATTACAGTTGCCAGAGCCAATCAATCTGGAAGTCCGTGGAGAGGTTTATCTGCCCCATCTCAGTTTTGAAAAACTCAATTCTCGAAGGCAAGCAGAGGGTGAACCTCTCTTCAAAAATCCACGTAACGCAGCTGCAGGCACACTGCGGCTGTTGGATACAGCAGAAGTTCGTCGCCGTCGGTTGCAAATCCTGATTTATGCAGTTGCTCAGGGCTCAAATAAAACCTCTCACTATGCCAATCTTCAGTGGCTAGGAGAGCTGGGTTTCCCAATCAATCCAGTGACACGCCTCTTACACGACTGGGATTCAGTCAAGAACTTTCTGGAACATTGGGAGAGTGAGCGTCGTCACCTCGATTACGATGTGGATGGGATTGTGCTGAAAGCGAATTCATTGGAAGACCAGGCAGCTCTTGGAATGACTGCCAAATCTCCACGCTGGGCTGTCGCCTTCAAGTTTACTGCAGAACAAGCAGTTTCCACACTGCGTGAGATTGAAATCGGGGTAGGCCGAACAGGAGTTCTCACTCCAGTGGCTCTTCTGGATCCAGTGGAATTGAATGGGACGACGGTGTCGCGAGCAACCTTGCATAATTACGATCAGATTGAGCGACTTCAGCTCTGCTTGGGAGATCAGGTGCTGGTGGAGAAAGGGGGAGAAATCATCCCAAAAATCGTGGCTGTGCACCTGCCTGCTCCTGTGAGTGAATCTAGGCCGATTGATCCACCAACAGCCTGTCCAGCCTGTGACAGCCTAGCAATTCAGTACCCAGGTGAGATCGACTGGCGTTGTCCAAATCCGGAATGTCCCTCACAGCTACAAGAACGGTTACTACACTTTGTCTCTCGCCGAGCAATGGACATTGATGCCGTCGGTCCAGCACTACTGGATCAACTACTGAATCGCCAATTGGTACGGAGTGCTGCGGATCTTTACCGATTACAGATCGAAGACTTGACACCCTTGGAAAGGATGGGACTCAAGTCTGCACAGAATGTGGTGCTAGCCATCGACCAATCAAGACAAAGACCACTCCCTCGCTTTTTGCACGCGCTCGGTATCCCTCATGTGGGTGAAAAGACTGCCCAATTGCTGGCACGCAACTACGGTTCATTGGAGGCTCTTCAACAAGCAGATCAGGAAGAATTTGCAGCAATCCATGAGATTGGCCCAGTGATCGCTGAAAGTGTGGCCCGCTACTTCCGTAGTACAGAAACCAAAGCATTGCTTCAGGAATTCTGGGACGCTGGGGTAAGACCACAGGAACTACAGGTGCAACAGGCTCCTGATTCACTACTAAAAGAAAAAACCGTGGTGCTTACAGGAACGCTCTCGGAGCCAAGAGATGTTTGGCAACAGCGCCTGGAAGACGCAGGAGCCCGGATTTCTGGGAGTGTTTCTAAGAAAACAGATTATGTTTTGGCTGGAGAAAAAGTGGGTTCCAAGCTGGAGAAAGCTAAGAAGTTGAAAGTCCCTGTGATCAGTGAGGATCAGGCTCGGAATTGGTTGAATGGTTCATCCAATAACGAATGATAGCCTTCCTGATAAGTGGGATAGCGCAGCAACAGTCCTGTAGATTGGAGACGCTGATTTGAAATTCTACGCTCGAGGAAGGTGACAGCTGCCTCAGGCTCAGCAAGCAACCCATGATTTTCTGGTGACAAGGCTGCTGGACGTTGTTTCGCACACCACTGAGCAACTCGCAGTGAGGGTAGTGATTGATGATCGACAGCATTAATGCAGGAAGGTAGTTCTGGCTGCAAAATCAGCAGGTGTATCAACCGTGCGAGATCTTCCACATGAATACGGTGAGTAGGCTGGTGTGGAGACATAGGCATTGCTTGGCCATTGCGCAGTCGTTGCCAGAGATTACGTTTGGGGCCGTAGATACCTCCTGGACGAACCACCTGTAAATCGAACGTCTCTCCTAAGAGATCTTCTGTTTGTTTTCGTAGCTCGCCAGAAAGAGAGTCTGGCTCTTCTCTAGTGTCCTCTGTCCAGACTCCTGCTCGTTTAGGATATATTCCTGTTGTTGAAATGTAGAGCAAGCGCGAGCAAGCTGGCCGATGTTCACGCATCCAAGCGGACCACTGCTGTAAGTGATTTCGGTTGGCTTCCAAATCACGGATGGGTGGGATGGTCAAGATGAGCGTTGCCGATTGCACTGGCAGGACTTCCCAGCTAGAAGTCTGAGTCCAGTCAAAGGGTAAGACCGGCAGCGGCTGTTGTGTGAGAATCGCAGGATATGACGAGGTACGGCAGGTCCCCCAGGATTGTGGTGACCAAGGAACCAAACGCGCTAGGGTAGAGCCCAGATAGCCTAAGCCAAGAATACCAACGGTTGGCTCCATCAGATTTAGTGCCGGACAGAATCGAAAGAAGAAGATTGTGCAGAAGCGACTGCACGTGCATAGGATTTGGGCATGTCAGACTGTAGCAAACTAGCTGGCTCCAGATATTCGTAGATTTCCCCGTAGTGCTTGATTTCTGTCGAACTGACCCGTCGCATCAGATGCCAAGGTCGCAGATTGTCTGTATCTTTCAGACCCATTGCTCCAATGATCTCGCAGACACTCTTCTCCAAATTCTTGTGCAGGTTATAGACACGCACTTTCTTGTCTGATGGGTCTAAACCATACATCAGTGTCCGATCTGTCGTCGCAACTCCCACTGGGCAGCGATTCGTGTTGCACTTGAGTGCTTGAATACAACCAAGCGCCATCATCATTGCCCGAGCTGAGTTACAGAGGTCAGCCCCAAGCGCCAGACGCTTGACGATGCCGAAGCCTGACATCACCTTGCCGCTGCTGATGACTCGAATATCCTTACGGAGGTCAAATCCAGTGAGTGCGTTGTGTACAAAGATCAAACCTTCACTCAGAGGGCTACCAATATTGTTAGTAAATTCCAGTGGGGCTGCACCGGTTCCGCCCTCTCCACCATCGACAGTAATGAAATCAGGCTTGATCCCAGTTTCATGCATCGCCTTACAGATGGCCAGAAATTCACGTCGTTTACCCACACAGAGCTTAAAGCCGACCGGCTTGCCCCCTGATTTCTCTCGCAGTAACTGAACAAATTCCATCAATTCCAAGGGAGTTGAGAAAGCTGAATGCCCCGGGGGTGAATTGACGTCCTGCCCCATCGGAACACCACGAATTTCTGCAATTTCCTTGGTTAGTTTAGCTGCAGGTAGAATTCCACCGTGTCCAGGCTTGGCTCCCTGAGAGAGCTTTATCTCAATCATCTTTACCTGGTCCTGAGATGCTTTCTCTGCAAATTTTTCAGCGCTGAAGCTCCCATCATTGTTGCGGCAGGCGAAGTAACCTGTACCAATCTGCCAGATCAGATCACCACCTCCCTGATGATGAAATTTCGAAATCCCCCCTTCTCCGGTGTTATGAGCAAAGTTGCCCATTTTGGCGCCACTGTTGAGAGCCAGTACGGCATTAGCACTCAGAGAACCATAACTCATTGCAGAGACGTTCAGCAGACTGGCCGAGTAGGGCTGTTTACAATCCGGTCCACCCACTGCGACACGCAGATCGGTTTGGTCCAAGTGAGCAGGCTTTAGCGAGTGGTTGACCCACTCATAGCCCACTTCGTAAACATCTTGTTGAGTTCCGAAAGGCACCGTGTCTCGGGCATTTTTGGCACGCTGATAGACTAGGCTTCGTTCCAAACGGTTGAAGGGGCGGCCTCCTGTGTCAGATTCAACAAAGTACTGATAAAGCTCGGGGCGGATTTCTTCCAGCAGGTAGCGCAGGTGGCCAATGATTGGGAAGTTTCGAGGAACAGTTTGTGATTTCTGAAAGACATCACGGAGACCGAGTAGAATGAGTGGTGCACCAATGACTAGAGTCCATAGAATTTCCAGGTAGATCGGAGTAACTGCGGCCAGCATACCGAGATAGAGAATCGTGAGAACATAAAATACCTTCCGTACACTGATAGGTGAATCAGCAATCATGAAAACTCCTTAAGGATGAAAGTTAGTTGCTCAGTTTTGTTTGGTGTGGGAATCTTCATCGAGAACTGCCAGTGCCCGAATCGAGGACGGGAGCGAGAAATAGAAACGAGAGCCTTCGCCCAAGGTGCTCTCAGCCGAGATCTGTCCACCATTCTCACGAACAAGCTCGTCACAAAGAATCAACCCCAGTCCAGTGCCTTTTTCATTGGCGGTGCCAACTGTGGAAAATGAGGTCTCGATCTGAAACAGGTCACTCAGGCGCTGGGAAGCAATCCCAACACCACTGTCTGCGACACAAATGATGATCATCCCATCCTGCTGACTCGCATAGACCTGAATCTTTCCCTGTGCCTGAGTGAACTTGATTGCATTAGAGATCAAGTTCTGCATCACCAAAGAAAGATGGGTACGGTCAGCGTAGACCAGCATCTCAGGATCTAGTGAACAGTCAAAATGGATCTTCTTAGCCAACAGGTTGCCCTGCAGGAGGCTTAGCACCATTTCAACTCGCTCACGCAGCAAAAGTGGCTCTGGTTGATAGCCCATACGACCCGACTGCAACCGGGTCCATTGCATCAGGTTTTCAAGTAGGTTGAGCAAGTTCTGCGCACCTACATGAATGTGGTTTCCGTAAGACCGAATTTCTTCTAGCGTGAAGTCAGAAAGATCACTAGAAAGAATTTCAGCAAAGCCTAAAATCGAATGAAAGGGACTCTTCAGATCGTGGGAGATGATTGAGAAGAATTTATCCTTATTGGCGTTTTGTCTCATCAGCGCCTGCTCAGAATCTACGAGCCGAGCATTGAGTTCCTCCAATTCTTCTGTCCGCTGACGGAGGGTCGCCTCCATCTGCTTTTTTTCGGTGATGTCTGACTGAATTCCAACGTAGTGTGTAGTTTGTCCTCCCTCATCTTTGATAGGGGTAATGGAAAGTTTGTTCCAGAAGGGGCGTCCATCAACGGCATAATTCAGCAACTCGACCGTGCACGAGGTCTTGGTACGAAGCGCCTGGCGGATTGTTTCAATAGTGTTCTGGTTTGTTTCTGGGCCCTGAAGGAAACGGCAGTTGTGACCCAGCACTTGGTCTAGTTCATAGCCAGTAATTTTTAAAAATCCGCTGTTGGCATAGATGATTGGATTTCCATTCTGAGTTGCATCTGTGATTGTAATCCCCTCGTCAGCAGCTGCCATAGCTCGGTTTCGAAGTTGTAGTCCCTGCTCTGTCAGGGCACTTTGTGAAATGTCTTCATGGGTAGCCACCATCCAGGTACGCTCATCGAAACTGAAGTGTGTGAGGGATAGTGAAAACCAGCGTTGTTCCGTATCGCTGTGGCAGGGATACTCTACTTGAAAAGAGTTCCTCTCCCCAGACAGCAATTGCTGGATCGCTTCAGCTACATTTCTCGCATCTTCTGTCTGGGGCCCAATAGCTTCTTGACAGATTCCCAGGTAGTTACATCCTATCCCCCAATTGGGATCTTTGTATTGATTGGCTATGCCGAAGCGCCGCCAAGCATCGTTGACCGCAACAATCACTCCCTGCTCATTGAGGATAGCAAGATGGATAGGAAGGGAATCCAAGGTCTCCTGAAAAAATTTTGTGGAACTACGAAACGGGAGAGCTTTTTCCATGAGGAATTTTGTAGCGTCAGAAGCGCTACCGACGAGCGGATGGCGGAGAGAAGAAGGATTCCTTAGGCGAGATGTTTCTCGACTTGCTGCCGTAATTGACAGGGTGCAATCGGCTTCCGCAAGTATCCTTGTGCTCCGGCCTGCAAAGCGGCCTGCTCACGGCCACTTTCCTGCTCAGCAGAGAGGAACAGTACCGGAGTTTCATGATCGTAGCGACGCAACTCTTCACAGAGTTCTATGCCGGTTCGCCGAGCCAGATTCTGGTCCATCAGAATCAGGTCGGGTTGCGTCTCTGCAACCATGTTGTGAAATTGATCTTCCTGTTGCAAACAGATCAATTTCCAAGTTGGCCTACGAAAGACAGCCTGAACTAAATCCAGACTAGGGCGCTCGTCGTCCAGCGCTAAGATGATTTTAGGTTTAATGAAATTATTCACATTTTGCCAATATAGAAATGTTGGTTAGCGAAGAGCAAACTAATTTTTAGATAAACTTATTGTTTTTTTACTAGGCATATCTAGAAACAGATCAAATTTTCTCTTATTTTTATGAAATTTGGTTTCTACCATGCAGTAGAACCTCCTTCAGCGTTAGAACTCCGACCAATCGCTACATACCCTGTGCCAATTCAGAGTTGGAAGGTGAAGAAGTTCAGATGCTTAATTTATGGGGTTTGGCTCGGTTGAAAAACTGATGTTGGCTAGGGAATGCTAGCTCAAAAAGAACAATAAACTTCTTTACCTAATTTTTTATCATTTTTTAATAAAATAAATTTTCCAAAATAAAATTATCTTGAAAATAAAATTATGAAAATTTTGATAATTGATGATGAACCTTACGTAGAGGCACTGATCAAAGGATGGTTTCGCTCTTCAGGCCATGAATTGAACTTTTTGCAGAGTGGGGCTGCGCTGATGCGTGAGGGAGCCACCTTTGTCAAAAAATATGACGTAGTGATCATTGACAAGCAGTTACCAGAGGTTGACGGGCTCCAAATTGGTAAGCACCTCAAAGAAAACTACCCCGAATTGGTGACGATCATGGTCACAGGCTTTGAAAGTACAGACACACTGGTATCAGCCTTTCGGGACAGTCATTTCGATGACTACATTTCAAAGCCTTTTGATTCGCACAAGCTACAGGACTCGCTTTTACGAGCACAGCGACTGGTCGAAGAGCGTCATGCTCTCACCAGTGAGTACAAACTGAACGAGTCACTACGACTACAGACTATTGAAACTCCAAAACAACTGGTGGGGCAATCGCCCCGTTTTCTGGAGATGATGGCACTGATCAAAAAATTCGCCCCATTAGATGGTCCAATCTTAATTCGTGGGGAGACGGGGACAGGAAAGGAATTGGTAGCTCGTGAGATCT
This region of SAR324 cluster bacterium genomic DNA includes:
- the ligA gene encoding NAD-dependent DNA ligase LigA, translated to MTQASTVQRMQELTELIHGHNVRYYLSTPTISDESFDALVRELAQLEASYPELRDPSSPLLRITATPLSTFPSRSHRIPMLSLGNAYSLEEVVNWDTSLRRLLEVAQVEYVGELKIDGLAVSLIYERGRLEAGVTRGDGQVGDEVTPNLLTIANLPLQLPEPINLEVRGEVYLPHLSFEKLNSRRQAEGEPLFKNPRNAAAGTLRLLDTAEVRRRRLQILIYAVAQGSNKTSHYANLQWLGELGFPINPVTRLLHDWDSVKNFLEHWESERRHLDYDVDGIVLKANSLEDQAALGMTAKSPRWAVAFKFTAEQAVSTLREIEIGVGRTGVLTPVALLDPVELNGTTVSRATLHNYDQIERLQLCLGDQVLVEKGGEIIPKIVAVHLPAPVSESRPIDPPTACPACDSLAIQYPGEIDWRCPNPECPSQLQERLLHFVSRRAMDIDAVGPALLDQLLNRQLVRSAADLYRLQIEDLTPLERMGLKSAQNVVLAIDQSRQRPLPRFLHALGIPHVGEKTAQLLARNYGSLEALQQADQEEFAAIHEIGPVIAESVARYFRSTETKALLQEFWDAGVRPQELQVQQAPDSLLKEKTVVLTGTLSEPRDVWQQRLEDAGARISGSVSKKTDYVLAGEKVGSKLEKAKKLKVPVISEDQARNWLNGSSNNE
- a CDS encoding FMN-binding glutamate synthase family protein, encoding MIADSPISVRKVFYVLTILYLGMLAAVTPIYLEILWTLVIGAPLILLGLRDVFQKSQTVPRNFPIIGHLRYLLEEIRPELYQYFVESDTGGRPFNRLERSLVYQRAKNARDTVPFGTQQDVYEVGYEWVNHSLKPAHLDQTDLRVAVGGPDCKQPYSASLLNVSAMSYGSLSANAVLALNSGAKMGNFAHNTGEGGISKFHHQGGGDLIWQIGTGYFACRNNDGSFSAEKFAEKASQDQVKMIEIKLSQGAKPGHGGILPAAKLTKEIAEIRGVPMGQDVNSPPGHSAFSTPLELMEFVQLLREKSGGKPVGFKLCVGKRREFLAICKAMHETGIKPDFITVDGGEGGTGAAPLEFTNNIGSPLSEGLIFVHNALTGFDLRKDIRVISSGKVMSGFGIVKRLALGADLCNSARAMMMALGCIQALKCNTNRCPVGVATTDRTLMYGLDPSDKKVRVYNLHKNLEKSVCEIIGAMGLKDTDNLRPWHLMRRVSSTEIKHYGEIYEYLEPASLLQSDMPKSYARAVASAQSSSFDSVRH
- a CDS encoding PAS domain-containing protein, whose protein sequence is MEKALPFRSSTKFFQETLDSLPIHLAILNEQGVIVAVNDAWRRFGIANQYKDPNWGIGCNYLGICQEAIGPQTEDARNVAEAIQQLLSGERNSFQVEYPCHSDTEQRWFSLSLTHFSFDERTWMVATHEDISQSALTEQGLQLRNRAMAAADEGITITDATQNGNPIIYANSGFLKITGYELDQVLGHNCRFLQGPETNQNTIETIRQALRTKTSCTVELLNYAVDGRPFWNKLSITPIKDEGGQTTHYVGIQSDITEKKQMEATLRQRTEELEELNARLVDSEQALMRQNANKDKFFSIISHDLKSPFHSILGFAEILSSDLSDFTLEEIRSYGNHIHVGAQNLLNLLENLMQWTRLQSGRMGYQPEPLLLRERVEMVLSLLQGNLLAKKIHFDCSLDPEMLVYADRTHLSLVMQNLISNAIKFTQAQGKIQVYASQQDGMIIICVADSGVGIASQRLSDLFQIETSFSTVGTANEKGTGLGLILCDELVRENGGQISAESTLGEGSRFYFSLPSSIRALAVLDEDSHTKQN
- a CDS encoding response regulator translates to MNNFIKPKIILALDDERPSLDLVQAVFRRPTWKLICLQQEDQFHNMVAETQPDLILMDQNLARRTGIELCEELRRYDHETPVLFLSAEQESGREQAALQAGAQGYLRKPIAPCQLRQQVEKHLA